The Phyllopteryx taeniolatus isolate TA_2022b chromosome 4, UOR_Ptae_1.2, whole genome shotgun sequence genome includes the window TATGTTTGTGATTAGTAAATGAAAGTCTCTGCAAGGAGCACGTGGTTGTCATGATCAGAACTACATGGGCTGTGCTACTATCAACTGGATAAGAAGTCAATTTGAAaattttaatacattaaaaaaaaaaacgttttttttttaaaatataatccgatttatttgttttgtattgaaggaattgtatttgttttttatccatccattctccgaaCCGCTTACTTTCACTTGGGTCAcagatgtgctggagcctatcccagataactGGGAGAGAGTCAGGGTAcatacaccctcaactggtggccagccaatcgcagcgcacaaacaaccattcacactctcacattcaaacctatggacaatttagttcTTCGTTaacctatgcatgttttttggaatgatggaggaaactggactacccagagaaaacacatgtaaacacatttattttttaatccaaaaagtaatttaaacatCTGGCTTAGAAAAAACCccaaaccattttaaaaattctgaattttaaatttaaaataacaatacacaaatctaattaaaattacagtaatcgaatttttaaacaaaacaatttgactttttaatttttttaaatatatatatatgtttttgccattatatatataaaaaaatatatatatatatgtttttgccgttatataaaaacatgtttttaaagtatATCAAAGaagtattttatttctttaatataAATCTTGATTTGTCAGCAACCTGGTGTTTATAAAATAACAGTAATAACAATAAGCAGAGTGTGTGAATACTTGATGAAGAAGAGGTGCTTGGTTACCTGAGGACCGTGACGCTGCCCCTGCGGACGGGCAGCACGAAGACGGGCTCGGACACGCGGATGGGCTTGAACTGGAAGCGGCACCCGAAGCAGAGTGCGCTGTCGCTGAAGAACGACACGGACACGATGGGCCTAGCGAAGATGTGCAGCGGATCCACATGGGACACGATGCAGCCGCCCGGTTGGTAGTCGTTGATGACGGCGCTGTTGACGAAGCCCTCCGGGATCACGCCGGCGGACACCAGTCGCTTGATCACCAGCTCGTGCACCCAGCTGGGGATGTCGTCCACCTGCCCCTTGCGGTAGAGCCTCTCCTGGCCCGGGCCGCGCTTCTCCAGCTGCGCGCCGTACGTGTAGCCCTCACCGAAGAAGTACTTGTTGCGCAGCGGCGCGCGGTCCACAGTGTGCTCGCGGTAGAGTCCGGCCTCCGCCTTGGCCACCACCTCGTCGATCTTCTGCTCGATGCGCACGCACTCCTCCGGCGTGAAGATGCTCTTCTGGAGGACGCTGCTGCGTACCCGGTGGGCCTCCTGCTCGCGGAGCTCGCCGCTGTCGTCGCTGTGCTCGCAGTCGTCGTCATCGGACTCGCGGCGCCGGCGCTTTCGCCCCGCGCTGCTACCGCCGTTGCTCGTCGGGTAGTCGTCCCGGTGCGGCGGCATCGACCGTAGTTTATCGCGCAAATCGGAGAAGCCACTGGAGGTCATGGTCGCTCCGAAAAACAACGCCGCTTGAGGGTGAAGAAGAAGAGCTGCTAAGTTTAGCTGGTGGATGTCATGTGTCGGCGGCCACGACGTCAAAAGCAGCCCGTGGTGGCTGAGCTCACTCTTTAGCCGTTAGCTCGCTTGACTAACATTAGCTAGTCCGCTAAAATCCTCCGCCGATGCCTTGACCGCTGGAGCGGGGGGACGTCGAAAAACTGCCTGTGGTCCTGTGGATTTGGCTCAGCTCAGCTAACATCAGCTAGTCTGCGTTTTGTGCAGATGTGGCTCTGCTGGACGATAGCTCGATAGGCCAACCTTGGCTAGTCCGCTGGATTCTTCCGCCAGGGGCCCGAGCAGTGGGCCAAGTGACGTCAAAAAATCGATCCGCGCTCGTGTGAATGTGGCTCAGTTCTCGTTAGCTGTTAGCTCGGTTAAGCTAATGTTAGTGAGCTTCCTCCGGCCGGCCGCTGGTTCCTTGACGCGGGGATTAAAATTAATGTTTAAAGGGTATATCAGGTGATATTCTCTGAGCAATATGGAAgccaactaacaaacaaaaaacaaaaacaaaaaaaagccaagttAAACACAACGTCGTCACTTCAACGTACCTTAGCTTAGCCTGGCTTGGACGCCCCGTGTCCGCCGCCGCTTGGAAATGCCACAGTAATAAATCCACGCCGCAACATCTCACGACAAATCGCCACTATATTTCCCAAATAATGGCGTCTCCACCCGGATTTACCCTGAGGAATCTGGGGCAAACCTCGTCGTTCGCACACAAACTCTGGTAAACACTCTAGGCGAACGCCGACGCTCGTCTTCGGAGagaggaaggaagaaaaaaaaaagacgacggAAATAAACTCGTTTAAACCTGCCAGGTCTTTGCGCATGCGGACTGGTGAACTGCCATCTTGGGGCGGAACAGTCACACGAAGACGCCATGGCCATTTTGGGACTCCTCCTGACAAACTAAACTCTTTATATTTCCAATTGAAATAGCTAGTTCCCTGTCTTTTTATAGGATACATGTTTACTTACAAGTAAAACCATACATATTAACCTTTGATGCACATTACGGTCCTAAATATGCAAACAATGTTGGCATCAATGCACCTTGACAAAGGGGTGCTGAATTGCAGCTGATTTtagtttcattatttttttaaagtaaaataacaGCAGATACATTGCATGTGACCGTTTACAGTTggtagttaaaaaaaaggtaaaatattGTACAGCACAGGTATGTAAAAAATATAGTGAGTCACTACCTTTggtttgcaatttttttccagttaCGATGGTACAATATTTAATACAAGTGTGCATTCATACACATAACTTGCTGGCCGCAACATTAGGCACGCATGCTAGTGATACACATTACTAGCTGAATGAGCTAAGAAAATTTTGAGCATATTATCATAGCAGCTCTCAGTACACTTTTATTCAACTAAACAGAaatcaaaatatgacaaaattaataacattttagacgTTAATAAGGTTCAAGTTGCTGGAAAATAGTTAAGCTTTTTCACCTCAGCTACCTCTGGTGGATCTGGTGGGTCACTGCCCCACCCTGCCCTAGATGCTAAAATGGGTTGGATGATGTGTAAAATGCAGATAAATCACTAATGTGGCAATTTAGTGGTGTCTATTTGTGAAAGAGGCTACTAACTCACAAGATGTCTAACTAGtgagcattattttattttgcacaggcatatatttttttcatccatccctcTGCAGGTGTAGCTAATGTTGCGACCGGTGAGCAGTGTTCGGAGGTAGGAAGCGTTAGGATACCTCGGGTGGGAAAAGACTCAGTTATTTAATCTGGTCCATCAAGCATTCACATTATCAAGAATCctgcattattattgttattatccatccatccattttctgagccgcttctcctcacgcgggtcgcgggcgtgctggagcctatcccagctgtcatcgggcaggaggcggggtacacccagaactggttgccagccaatcgcagggcacatagaaacaaacaaccattcacactcacagccatgcctacgggcaatttagagtctccaatgaatgcatgtttttgggatgtgggaggaaaccggagtgcccggagaaaagccacgcaggcacggggagaacatgcaaactccacacaggcggggccggggattgaacccgggtcctcagaactgtgaggctgacgctctaaccagtcgcccaccgtgccgcctattgttattattatttgcattatttcatccgttgtttcccaaaaattttaaaagattatttaatcatttaaaaaaagatatttgtatttatctcataaaatcatatatttattgtaaataagtaaaataataaatattacatttacagtttcattttaatattttattcaataaat containing:
- the alkbh5 gene encoding RNA demethylase ALKBH5; amino-acid sequence: MTSSGFSDLRDKLRSMPPHRDDYPTSNGGSSAGRKRRRRESDDDDCEHSDDSGELREQEAHRVRSSVLQKSIFTPEECVRIEQKIDEVVAKAEAGLYREHTVDRAPLRNKYFFGEGYTYGAQLEKRGPGQERLYRKGQVDDIPSWVHELVIKRLVSAGVIPEGFVNSAVINDYQPGGCIVSHVDPLHIFARPIVSVSFFSDSALCFGCRFQFKPIRVSEPVFVLPVRRGSVTVLSGYAADDITHCIRPQDIKERRAVIILRKTRPDAPRLDSDIPLSSTPVEKAPALKAKRSHRKADPDAAHRPRVLEMDKEENRRHSSFGQRRHSTSSDDYRKREADYDKHRESSSRKVKMRRH